In Mycobacterium stomatepiae, the following are encoded in one genomic region:
- a CDS encoding cytochrome P450, whose amino-acid sequence MEQLFDDLEDFGAFDDAISGDVRDPYTELARLRHEEPVQRLETSGALPHEESLPMFIVYRHEDIQQMLRDNETFSSAAVIAAFGPVLGEGVMLGMDEPVHGRLRSLVSKAFSQKSLARWQDELVGRVANSLIDNFAANGKADLVKDFTFDYPSQIIAGLLGLPESDYPQFQRWSISLLSWLMNPERGLAASAALCEYFAPILEARRAEPKEDLISALAAAEIDGEKLADEEIFSFLRLLLPAGVETTYRALGSLLLALLSDPVQLAAIRADRSLLPQAIEEGVRWESPLLTITRVATRDTELGGVAIPAGATVMPMLGSANRQEDRYDDPNTFNIHRQAKANLGWGHGVHVCLGMHLARLEMRTAINLLLDRLPNLRLDPDGHDPHIRGQVFRSPTSVPVLFDAQR is encoded by the coding sequence ATGGAGCAGCTTTTCGACGATCTGGAGGACTTCGGCGCCTTCGACGACGCGATCTCCGGTGACGTGCGTGACCCGTACACCGAGCTGGCACGGCTGCGCCACGAGGAACCGGTCCAGCGTCTCGAGACCTCGGGGGCGCTTCCACACGAGGAATCGCTGCCGATGTTTATCGTGTATCGCCACGAAGACATCCAGCAGATGTTGCGCGACAACGAGACGTTCTCCTCGGCGGCCGTCATCGCCGCGTTCGGTCCGGTGCTGGGGGAGGGCGTGATGTTGGGTATGGACGAGCCGGTCCACGGCCGGCTGCGCTCCCTGGTCTCAAAGGCGTTCTCGCAGAAGTCATTGGCGCGCTGGCAGGACGAGTTGGTCGGCCGCGTCGCGAACAGCCTGATCGACAACTTCGCTGCCAACGGCAAGGCGGATCTGGTCAAGGACTTCACCTTCGACTATCCGAGCCAGATCATCGCGGGCCTGTTGGGGTTGCCGGAATCCGACTACCCGCAATTCCAGCGGTGGTCGATTTCGTTGCTGAGTTGGCTGATGAACCCCGAGCGCGGGCTGGCAGCGTCGGCCGCCCTGTGTGAATACTTCGCCCCGATCCTCGAGGCCCGGCGCGCCGAGCCGAAGGAGGACCTGATCAGCGCGCTCGCTGCGGCCGAGATCGACGGCGAGAAGCTCGCGGACGAAGAGATCTTCTCGTTCCTTCGGCTGCTGCTGCCCGCCGGCGTCGAGACGACCTACCGGGCATTGGGCAGTCTGCTGTTGGCGCTGTTGTCGGATCCGGTCCAGTTGGCTGCGATCCGCGCCGACCGGTCGCTGCTGCCGCAGGCGATCGAGGAGGGCGTGCGCTGGGAATCGCCGTTGCTGACCATCACCCGGGTGGCGACTCGCGACACCGAACTCGGCGGCGTGGCGATCCCGGCCGGGGCGACGGTGATGCCGATGCTGGGTTCGGCGAACCGGCAGGAGGATCGCTACGACGACCCGAACACGTTCAACATTCACCGGCAGGCCAAGGCGAATCTGGGCTGGGGACACGGCGTGCACGTCTGCCTCGGCATGCACCTGGCCCGCCTCGAGATGCGGACCGCGATCAACCTGTTGCTCGACCGGCTGCCGAATTTGCGGCTGGATCCCGACGGGCACGACCCACACATCCGCGGGCAGGTTTTCCGATCGCCGACCTCGGTACCCGTGCTGTTCGACGCGCAGAGATAG
- a CDS encoding SDR family oxidoreductase — MTIVDRLRYDGKRALVVGGATGMGAAAAKAAAELGAEVIVLDYAPVDYDVAQAVQVDLRDPASIDTALGQVEGPIHALFSAAGVADGTTDLLKINFIGHRHLIDRLLENNQLPNGSAICFISSVAGMGWENDLDLINEFLATPDYAAAVAWSQAHEAEGIIHYGTSKKIINAYVANQGYPLLKKGIRINAICPGPTDTPLAQANADLWLSFAQDYRDETGSKVHTPEQMGDVMAFLNSEAASGVSGVTLLVDTGHTMASVTGSYAPGKPLIDLIMGKVKL; from the coding sequence ATGACCATTGTCGATCGGTTGCGCTACGACGGTAAGCGCGCACTCGTTGTCGGCGGGGCGACCGGCATGGGCGCTGCGGCGGCCAAGGCGGCGGCGGAACTCGGAGCCGAAGTCATCGTGTTGGACTACGCGCCGGTGGACTACGACGTTGCCCAGGCGGTACAGGTGGACCTGCGCGACCCCGCCTCGATCGACACCGCGTTGGGGCAGGTCGAGGGCCCAATCCACGCTCTGTTCTCGGCCGCCGGTGTCGCCGACGGAACGACCGACCTGTTGAAGATCAACTTCATCGGCCACCGCCACCTGATCGACCGGCTGCTGGAGAACAACCAGCTACCCAACGGCTCGGCCATCTGCTTCATCTCCTCGGTTGCCGGCATGGGCTGGGAGAACGACCTGGACCTGATCAACGAGTTCCTGGCCACGCCGGACTATGCGGCCGCCGTGGCCTGGTCGCAGGCCCACGAGGCCGAGGGCATCATCCACTACGGCACCAGCAAGAAGATCATCAACGCCTACGTGGCCAACCAGGGATACCCCCTGCTAAAGAAGGGCATTCGCATCAACGCGATCTGTCCCGGCCCGACCGATACCCCGCTGGCCCAGGCCAACGCGGACCTGTGGCTCTCCTTCGCCCAGGACTACCGCGACGAGACCGGCTCCAAGGTGCACACCCCGGAGCAGATGGGCGACGTCATGGCGTTCCTGAACAGCGAGGCCGCCAGTGGCGTCAGCGGCGTCACGCTGCTGGTGGACACCGGACACACGATGGCATCGGTGACCGGGTCGTACGCACCGGGTAAGCCGCTGATCGACCTGATCATGGGCAAAGTCAAGCTGTAA
- a CDS encoding SDR family oxidoreductase — MARIIIIGGHGKVALHLARILTERADEVSSVLRNPAHCDDVAATGAKPVVADIEQLDTNALAELLAGHDAVVFSAGAGGGNPARTHAVDRDAAIRVIDAAAQAGVKRFVMVSYFGAGPNHGVPQDDPFFAYAEAKAAADEHLRASDLDWTVLGPGRLTLDEASGRIAIGPAHGAENGSVSRADVALVVAAVLADDSTIRRTIEFNNGDIPIAQALKG; from the coding sequence ATGGCACGGATCATCATCATCGGCGGCCACGGCAAGGTCGCGCTGCACCTGGCTCGAATCCTGACCGAGCGCGCAGACGAGGTGAGCTCGGTCCTCCGCAATCCCGCCCACTGCGACGACGTCGCCGCCACCGGCGCCAAACCGGTGGTCGCCGATATCGAGCAGCTCGACACGAACGCGTTGGCCGAGCTGCTGGCGGGGCACGACGCGGTCGTCTTCTCCGCCGGCGCGGGTGGCGGCAACCCGGCGCGTACGCATGCCGTCGACCGTGACGCGGCGATCCGGGTGATCGATGCCGCCGCCCAGGCCGGCGTCAAGCGGTTTGTGATGGTCTCCTACTTCGGCGCTGGCCCGAATCATGGTGTACCGCAGGATGATCCGTTCTTCGCCTACGCGGAGGCCAAGGCCGCCGCCGACGAGCACCTGCGGGCCAGTGATCTCGACTGGACGGTGCTGGGTCCCGGGCGGCTCACCCTGGACGAGGCGTCCGGGCGGATCGCGATCGGGCCGGCGCACGGCGCCGAAAATGGTTCCGTGTCGCGCGCCGACGTCGCGCTCGTCGTGGCTGCCGTGCTGGCCGACGATTCGACCATCCGGCGAACGATCGAATTCAACAATGGCGACATCCCGATCGCGCAGGCGCTGAAAGGCTGA
- a CDS encoding acyl-CoA dehydrogenase family protein has protein sequence MNLELTDEQVALRDTTRRFLADKAPISGHVRELLDDPAGIEDAVWRGLADLGTTGLLVPEEHGGAGMTMIEAGVVAEELGAALHPGPWLSTAVAAPRALTHLCDNASAATILAGIAGGTTIATVSFLDFENVAVYAGDVLRGELGDVSDAAAADILLVLAEEPNGTGLFAVNTDTATVTVAPERGIDQTRKQFRVRLDGTPARRLATAAPADVAAVIDDLLIATAADALGAARAVMDLAVEYAKVRKQFGQVVGSFQAIQHLCVDMYETVELARSGVIHALWAADAATPEERHLAAARAKAFAGRLATVGDTAIQVFGGIGYTWEHDAHLCLKRLLSWSALLGGPDRYLAEVGARLTKRGR, from the coding sequence ATGAACCTCGAACTCACCGACGAGCAGGTCGCACTGCGCGACACCACCCGCCGCTTCCTTGCCGACAAGGCTCCGATCTCGGGTCACGTGCGCGAACTGCTCGACGATCCGGCCGGTATCGAGGACGCGGTCTGGCGTGGCCTGGCCGACCTCGGCACCACCGGGCTGTTGGTGCCGGAGGAGCACGGCGGCGCCGGGATGACGATGATCGAGGCCGGCGTGGTGGCCGAAGAGCTCGGCGCCGCGCTGCATCCCGGTCCGTGGTTGTCGACCGCGGTGGCCGCGCCGCGCGCCTTGACTCATCTCTGCGACAACGCCTCCGCCGCAACAATTTTGGCCGGCATCGCCGGCGGGACGACGATCGCCACCGTCAGCTTCTTGGACTTCGAGAACGTCGCGGTGTACGCCGGCGATGTCCTGCGGGGCGAGCTCGGCGACGTGTCCGACGCCGCGGCGGCCGACATCCTGCTGGTGCTGGCCGAAGAACCAAACGGCACCGGGCTTTTCGCGGTGAACACCGACACTGCGACGGTCACGGTAGCGCCCGAGCGCGGTATCGACCAGACCCGCAAGCAGTTTCGCGTCCGGCTCGACGGCACGCCCGCGCGGCGGCTGGCTACGGCGGCACCGGCCGACGTTGCGGCGGTGATCGACGACCTGCTGATCGCCACCGCGGCCGACGCGCTCGGCGCCGCCCGGGCCGTCATGGACCTCGCCGTCGAATACGCGAAAGTCAGAAAGCAATTCGGTCAGGTCGTCGGGTCGTTTCAGGCGATCCAGCACCTCTGCGTCGACATGTACGAGACGGTCGAACTGGCCCGCAGCGGGGTGATCCATGCGCTCTGGGCCGCCGACGCCGCCACGCCCGAGGAAAGGCATCTCGCCGCGGCGCGGGCGAAGGCGTTCGCCGGGCGACTGGCCACCGTCGGCGACACGGCGATCCAGGTGTTCGGCGGGATCGGCTACACCTGGGAACACGACGCGCACCTCTGCCTCAAGCGCCTGCTGAGCTGGAGCGCGCTTCTCGGCGGGCCCGACCGGTATCTCGCCGAAGTTGGTGCGCGCCTTACCAAGAGAGGCCGCTGA
- a CDS encoding aldo/keto reductase, whose product MTYGDPRRGHPVWSLPEDQSRPLIRHAIEAGINFFDTANMYSQGSSEEILGRALRDYANRDDVVIATKLRHPMRSGPNGTGLSRKAIMTEIDHSLRRLGTDYVDLYQIHRNDHTTPLEETLEALHDLVKVGKVRYLGASSMPAWEFSKALHLQRANGWARFVSMQNHYNLLAREEEREMIPLCLDEGVGTIVWSPLGRGRLARSWRDAKATARSSNDGFADMLYAAGDNGSDKAIVDAVGSVAAEHDVSRAQVALAWLRAQPVVTAPIVGASNVGQIDDAIASLELHLTEAEMQKLQAPYTPRYDFQGISDDRLAQAIMAQIPQLSTAG is encoded by the coding sequence ATGACGTACGGCGATCCCCGGCGCGGACATCCCGTGTGGTCGCTGCCCGAAGACCAGTCGCGGCCCTTGATCAGACACGCAATCGAAGCCGGGATCAACTTCTTCGATACCGCTAACATGTATTCGCAGGGAAGCAGTGAAGAGATCCTGGGCCGTGCCCTACGCGACTACGCCAACCGGGACGACGTTGTCATCGCGACCAAGCTGAGACACCCGATGCGTTCGGGACCGAACGGAACAGGCTTGAGCCGCAAGGCAATCATGACCGAGATCGACCATTCGCTGCGCAGATTAGGCACCGATTACGTCGACCTCTATCAGATTCACCGAAACGATCACACCACCCCGTTGGAGGAAACTCTCGAGGCCCTGCATGACCTGGTCAAGGTCGGAAAGGTCCGCTATCTCGGTGCGTCGTCGATGCCGGCCTGGGAGTTTTCCAAGGCCCTCCATCTGCAGCGGGCCAACGGCTGGGCGCGATTCGTCTCGATGCAGAACCACTACAATTTGTTGGCCCGCGAGGAGGAACGCGAGATGATCCCGCTCTGCCTCGACGAGGGTGTTGGCACCATCGTCTGGAGTCCGTTGGGGCGCGGCAGGCTCGCCCGATCGTGGCGGGACGCCAAAGCCACCGCACGGTCGTCGAATGACGGATTCGCCGACATGCTGTATGCCGCTGGTGATAACGGCTCCGACAAGGCCATCGTCGACGCCGTCGGCTCCGTCGCTGCGGAGCACGACGTCAGCCGCGCCCAGGTGGCGCTGGCCTGGCTGCGCGCCCAACCGGTGGTGACAGCGCCCATTGTCGGAGCTAGCAATGTCGGCCAGATCGACGACGCGATCGCCTCCCTCGAGCTCCACCTCACCGAAGCCGAAATGCAGAAACTGCAGGCGCCGTACACGCCACGCTACGACTTCCAGGGCATCTCGGATGACAGGCTAGCGCAGGCGATAATGGCGCAAATACCGCAATTGTCCACTGCCGGATAG
- a CDS encoding TetR/AcrR family transcriptional regulator translates to MADDSATPIRADAVRNREHIIEVAHDAFADSGTTSLNEIAKRAGVGAGTLYRHFPTREALILAVYRHDVERLVGSVSKLLQAHSPLDAFRLWFQKLADYVRLKHGLGDALHSAALQDAIDETYAPIVAAVGQLLDACISDGSLRSDLDPADVLLLMSFLWRTGARTEGKRQAKRIMELAIEGLRNP, encoded by the coding sequence GTGGCAGACGACAGCGCTACCCCGATTCGCGCCGACGCCGTGCGCAATCGCGAACACATCATCGAGGTGGCGCACGATGCATTCGCCGACTCGGGCACGACATCGCTCAACGAGATCGCGAAACGCGCAGGCGTCGGGGCGGGAACGCTGTACCGCCACTTCCCCACCCGGGAAGCGTTGATCCTCGCCGTATACCGGCACGATGTCGAACGACTGGTCGGTTCGGTCTCCAAATTGCTGCAGGCCCACTCACCGCTTGATGCATTCCGCCTCTGGTTCCAGAAACTCGCCGACTACGTGCGCCTCAAACATGGGCTGGGCGACGCACTACACAGTGCGGCGCTACAGGACGCAATCGACGAAACGTATGCGCCCATAGTGGCTGCCGTCGGCCAGCTGCTCGATGCCTGCATAAGCGACGGCTCGCTGCGATCGGACCTCGACCCCGCGGACGTTCTGCTGCTGATGAGTTTTCTGTGGCGGACCGGGGCGAGAACGGAGGGGAAACGGCAGGCCAAACGGATCATGGAGCTCGCGATCGAGGGGCTACGAAACCCGTGA
- a CDS encoding ABC transporter substrate-binding protein, producing the protein MSYESSAEPIKVGYLMDFRLPPGFPEDLFASFTRTFDLIFEEAAAQGLMDRPVQMIYREVEGLPKGSVKAVIDAFGELVDEGCLVVFGPHITDNCVPTREAIEERFKVPAISVTGTDDWLGEWTFAFPQGSMTDEPIFLADLIGKRGLGEIGVLVEQSLIGESYLKNLRTACRRKGIRIVSEVSIAQTAQDINAAVQTLHEAKAEAIVHLGFGFGIVFINPALENLGWDPPRFTTTAWQNAWVNPIMWNAFMGWTGVDQYDEANRIGQHFLDSYAGKYNSRPEFCVTVVNRDVAATLVRAFTDAHPLSPRGVKESLERVKMMPAASGAPGTRVSFGKWIRRAWMGSGYLVARTLDADGVNSHLVDRFGEDD; encoded by the coding sequence ATGTCGTACGAAAGCAGCGCTGAGCCGATCAAGGTCGGCTACCTGATGGACTTCAGGCTGCCGCCCGGTTTCCCCGAGGACCTGTTCGCGTCTTTCACCCGGACTTTCGATCTCATCTTCGAGGAGGCGGCCGCCCAGGGCCTGATGGACCGTCCGGTGCAGATGATCTATCGCGAGGTGGAGGGTCTGCCCAAGGGTTCGGTCAAGGCGGTGATCGACGCGTTTGGCGAATTGGTCGACGAGGGCTGCCTGGTGGTCTTCGGGCCGCACATCACCGACAACTGCGTCCCGACCCGCGAAGCGATCGAGGAGCGGTTCAAGGTGCCCGCGATCAGCGTCACCGGCACCGACGACTGGCTGGGCGAGTGGACCTTCGCCTTCCCCCAGGGATCGATGACCGATGAGCCGATCTTCCTGGCCGACCTCATCGGCAAACGAGGACTCGGCGAGATCGGCGTCCTGGTCGAGCAGAGCCTTATCGGCGAGAGCTACCTGAAGAACCTGCGAACCGCGTGCCGGCGCAAGGGCATTCGCATCGTGTCCGAGGTTTCGATCGCCCAGACGGCCCAGGACATCAACGCCGCGGTGCAGACGCTGCATGAAGCCAAGGCGGAGGCGATCGTGCACCTGGGATTCGGCTTCGGCATCGTCTTCATCAACCCCGCCCTCGAGAACCTCGGCTGGGATCCACCCCGGTTCACGACCACCGCTTGGCAGAACGCCTGGGTCAACCCGATCATGTGGAACGCGTTCATGGGCTGGACCGGTGTCGACCAGTACGACGAGGCGAACCGGATCGGCCAGCACTTCCTCGATAGCTACGCCGGGAAGTACAACAGCCGCCCCGAGTTCTGCGTGACCGTGGTGAACCGCGACGTCGCCGCGACGCTGGTGCGGGCCTTCACCGACGCTCATCCGCTGAGCCCGCGCGGCGTCAAGGAGTCGCTGGAGCGGGTCAAGATGATGCCCGCCGCCTCCGGCGCGCCCGGGACTCGGGTGTCGTTCGGGAAGTGGATCCGCCGGGCTTGGATGGGGTCCGGCTATTTGGTCGCACGAACTCTCGATGCCGACGGTGTCAACTCGCACTTGGTCGATCGCTTCGGAGAGGACGACTGA
- a CDS encoding TetR/AcrR family transcriptional regulator — translation MAKAETLAKGKRATADRLDQAGNDDSGTRRTEILQTAASLIASSGLRTSLQEIADAAGILPGSLYHHFESKEAILIELIRRYQDDLHRIGENAKARLDDADSRPAAAKIIELGSAVANCAVQHRAALQMSFYEGPSADPELMNLTRQQSVAVQEAMVQTLRAGRWSGYIKPDIDLPTLADRICQTMLQVGLDVMRHNSAPDQVAELLCRIILQGLAARPPTDAALDRSNAFAAASAVIESWADDSDADPSDKAAHVRAVARTEFGRKGYEATTIRDIASAAGLGTGTVYRVIGSKDELLDSIMVSFGQKVEAGWVSVLRSDATPVEKLDALSWINVNALDRFSDEFRIQLAWMRQSPPTANPGWSYPTRLRQMKSLLSEGIRSGEIRIDAPSTAMLARCVIGLQWIPENILREIGKRPALVHIRDTVLRGVAGRGK, via the coding sequence ATGGCCAAAGCCGAGACCTTGGCTAAGGGCAAGCGGGCAACGGCCGATCGTCTGGATCAGGCCGGCAACGACGACTCCGGGACGCGTCGCACCGAGATCCTGCAGACCGCCGCGTCTTTGATCGCGTCCTCGGGATTGCGCACCTCGTTGCAGGAGATCGCCGACGCGGCGGGCATTCTGCCCGGGAGCCTGTATCACCACTTCGAATCCAAAGAAGCGATCCTGATCGAGCTGATCCGCCGCTATCAAGACGATCTGCACCGCATTGGGGAAAACGCCAAGGCGAGGTTGGACGACGCCGATTCGCGACCGGCCGCCGCGAAAATCATCGAGCTGGGGTCGGCGGTCGCCAACTGTGCCGTGCAGCATCGGGCCGCGCTGCAGATGTCGTTCTACGAGGGACCGAGCGCGGACCCGGAATTGATGAATCTGACCCGGCAGCAGTCCGTCGCGGTGCAAGAGGCGATGGTGCAAACGCTGCGTGCAGGCCGCTGGAGCGGCTACATCAAACCCGACATCGACCTCCCCACGCTGGCCGACCGCATCTGCCAGACCATGCTGCAGGTCGGGCTCGACGTCATGCGCCACAACTCCGCGCCCGACCAGGTGGCAGAGCTGCTGTGCCGAATCATCTTGCAAGGGTTGGCGGCCCGGCCACCCACCGATGCGGCGCTGGATCGGTCCAACGCCTTCGCGGCCGCCAGCGCGGTGATCGAATCGTGGGCCGACGACAGCGACGCCGATCCCAGCGACAAGGCCGCCCATGTCCGTGCGGTGGCACGAACCGAATTCGGTCGCAAAGGTTATGAGGCCACCACGATTCGCGACATCGCGTCGGCGGCGGGGCTTGGCACCGGCACCGTCTATCGGGTGATCGGCTCCAAGGACGAACTTCTCGACTCGATCATGGTGTCGTTCGGGCAGAAGGTCGAGGCCGGATGGGTCAGCGTGCTGCGCTCAGATGCCACGCCGGTCGAGAAGCTGGACGCGCTGAGCTGGATCAACGTCAACGCGCTGGACCGATTCTCCGACGAATTCCGGATTCAGTTGGCATGGATGCGGCAATCACCGCCGACCGCCAATCCGGGCTGGTCGTATCCCACCCGGCTGCGACAGATGAAATCCCTGCTCTCCGAAGGGATCCGCTCCGGCGAGATCCGCATCGACGCTCCGTCCACCGCGATGCTGGCGCGCTGCGTCATCGGGCTGCAGTGGATCCCGGAGAACATTCTGCGCGAAATCGGCAAGCGACCGGCGCTGGTGCACATCCGTGACACCGTGTTGCGCGGTGTAGCCGGGCGCGGCAAGTAG
- a CDS encoding aldehyde dehydrogenase family protein, protein MAGTVKVRFEPKMMIDGKLVDGQAGTFSNINPATEESLGEVSDASKEDMHRAIDAARRAFDETDWSTNKELRKRCLLQLHEAIESEIDELREELILEVGSPRAITFGPQLDAPLEDGLKYPARLIDEYAWETDLGDKVISLTGTLTTRKVWREPVGVVGAIVPWNFPFEVTLNKLGQALGTGNTVVLKPAPNTPFNANRLGRLIAEKTDIPASVVNVVTASDHFVGEELTLSPKVDLISFTGSTVVGKRIMEKGAATMKRLFLELGGKSATIVLEDADFGTACMVGIAPCMHAGQGCANPTRLLLPRSRYDEGVEILKNIYENVTCGDPQDPGTLCGPVISQRQYERVTGYIQKGVDEGATALVGGPDAPTGFDKGYYVRPTLFTSVDNKMMIAQEEIFGPVLSVIPFDDEEDAIRIANDSVYGLAGNVFAGSLEHALSVTRRIRAGFMGVNGGAPYGADTPFGGYKESGVGRQNGIAGFDQYTEIKSVAYPAV, encoded by the coding sequence ATGGCTGGCACTGTAAAGGTCCGGTTCGAGCCGAAGATGATGATCGACGGCAAGCTCGTCGACGGCCAGGCCGGCACCTTCTCCAACATCAACCCGGCGACCGAGGAATCGCTCGGCGAGGTTTCGGACGCCTCGAAAGAGGACATGCACCGGGCCATCGACGCCGCCCGGCGTGCCTTCGACGAGACCGACTGGTCGACCAACAAGGAGCTGCGCAAGCGCTGCCTGCTGCAGTTGCACGAGGCCATCGAGTCCGAGATCGACGAGCTGCGCGAGGAGCTCATCCTCGAGGTCGGCTCGCCCCGGGCCATCACGTTCGGCCCGCAGCTGGACGCCCCGCTGGAAGACGGGCTGAAGTATCCCGCCCGCCTGATCGACGAGTACGCCTGGGAGACCGACCTCGGCGACAAGGTGATCAGCCTGACCGGCACGCTCACCACCCGCAAGGTGTGGCGCGAGCCGGTCGGCGTGGTCGGCGCGATCGTGCCGTGGAACTTCCCGTTCGAGGTCACCCTCAACAAGCTCGGCCAAGCGCTGGGCACCGGAAACACCGTGGTGCTCAAGCCCGCCCCCAACACCCCGTTCAACGCGAACCGGCTGGGCCGGCTGATCGCCGAAAAGACCGATATCCCAGCCAGTGTCGTCAACGTGGTCACCGCGTCGGATCACTTCGTGGGTGAGGAGCTGACGCTGTCACCCAAGGTCGACCTGATCTCGTTCACCGGGTCGACGGTGGTCGGCAAGCGGATCATGGAAAAGGGTGCGGCCACGATGAAGCGGCTGTTCCTGGAGCTTGGCGGCAAGTCGGCCACCATCGTGCTGGAGGACGCCGATTTCGGGACGGCCTGCATGGTCGGCATCGCGCCGTGCATGCACGCCGGTCAGGGCTGCGCCAACCCGACCCGGCTGCTGCTGCCGCGGTCGCGTTACGACGAGGGCGTGGAGATCCTCAAGAACATCTACGAGAACGTCACATGCGGCGACCCGCAGGACCCCGGAACGCTGTGCGGCCCAGTGATTTCGCAACGCCAGTACGAGCGGGTGACAGGCTACATCCAGAAGGGCGTCGATGAGGGCGCCACCGCGCTGGTCGGCGGTCCGGACGCTCCGACCGGTTTCGACAAGGGATATTATGTCCGCCCAACGCTTTTCACCAGCGTCGACAACAAGATGATGATCGCGCAGGAGGAAATCTTCGGGCCGGTGCTATCGGTGATTCCGTTCGACGACGAAGAGGACGCGATCCGAATCGCCAACGACAGCGTCTACGGGTTGGCGGGCAACGTGTTTGCCGGTTCGCTCGAGCATGCGCTGTCGGTGACCCGACGGATCAGGGCCGGCTTCATGGGTGTCAACGGCGGTGCCCCATACGGCGCCGACACACCTTTCGGTGGCTACAAGGAAAGCGGTGTGGGACGCCAGAACGGCATCGCGGGATTCGACCAGTACACCGAGATCAAGTCCGTGGCCTACCCCGCGGTCTGA
- a CDS encoding CbbQ/NirQ/NorQ/GpvN family protein, whose product MANESGIACRNGANPDPDADAAGVRPYYRAVGGEEAIFKAAYRQGLALVLKGPTGCGKTRFVEAMAHDLGRPPISVSCHDDLTTADLVGRYLLRGDETVWVDGPLTRAVREGAICYLDEVVEARQDTTVVLHPLADHRRQLPIERLGITLDAAPGFGLVVSYNPGYQSVLKDLKDSTRQRMVAIEFGYPAAVVEEGIVAHEAGVDAATAAELVRFGQAIRRLETGGLREVASTRVLIAAGRLVAEGLTMVEAARAAIAGPLTDDVAVGRALGEMVDVYLGGG is encoded by the coding sequence ATGGCCAACGAGTCCGGGATCGCTTGTCGCAACGGTGCGAATCCCGACCCGGACGCCGACGCTGCCGGGGTGCGGCCCTACTACCGGGCGGTCGGCGGCGAAGAGGCGATCTTCAAAGCCGCCTACCGTCAGGGTCTGGCGCTGGTATTGAAGGGGCCGACGGGTTGCGGCAAGACCCGCTTCGTCGAGGCGATGGCCCACGACTTGGGCCGACCGCCGATCAGCGTGTCCTGTCACGACGACCTCACCACGGCCGACTTGGTCGGGCGGTATCTGCTGCGGGGCGACGAGACGGTGTGGGTGGACGGCCCGCTGACCCGCGCGGTGCGAGAGGGCGCCATCTGCTACCTGGACGAAGTCGTGGAAGCCCGCCAGGACACCACCGTGGTGCTGCATCCGCTGGCCGACCACCGGCGGCAGCTACCGATCGAGCGTCTCGGCATCACGCTGGACGCGGCTCCCGGATTCGGCCTGGTGGTGTCCTACAACCCCGGCTACCAAAGCGTGCTCAAGGACCTGAAGGATTCGACGCGCCAGCGCATGGTCGCGATCGAATTCGGTTATCCCGCAGCCGTTGTCGAGGAGGGTATCGTCGCGCACGAAGCCGGTGTGGACGCGGCGACCGCGGCCGAACTGGTGCGCTTCGGGCAGGCCATCCGCCGCCTGGAGACCGGGGGCCTGCGCGAGGTCGCGTCGACCCGCGTGCTGATCGCGGCGGGCCGGCTCGTCGCCGAGGGTCTGACCATGGTCGAAGCCGCGCGGGCAGCGATCGCCGGGCCGCTCACCGACGACGTCGCCGTGGGCCGGGCGCTGGGCGAGATGGTCGACGTCTACTTGGGCGGCGGATAG